One Prinia subflava isolate CZ2003 ecotype Zambia chromosome 8, Cam_Psub_1.2, whole genome shotgun sequence DNA window includes the following coding sequences:
- the LOC134554302 gene encoding basic proline-rich protein-like, with protein sequence MGTSVVQICRCLKSPGRSGWQECAVGAWPGTGHLPCHGWQHPARAGARVSCITATEGLQHGGEPERHRPWGLTPPRPPPAPSLSEALGAQPAPAFAYTASPPCPPPLSPSPEGHPGVRPRPQAPATARGPAGPVVRGMGAPGRPRRCFGLCCPGNAPAGRGAEPGGSRFLQPPPIRRGPGVHPQRPRSCSAGCGTPGVHGPRSRLREPVRGTTTRRSRPREGQGCWGEPPRENRAPPARGARTIVGGTRSRTALPWGGGDAPRPHPAPRPPGRGAPPNRFHRGLPAPHGGPSPPSAPAEPWGSPVPSGVRQGDAQPGLPVWLPVSLPVATPGGGVTAEGRGPGVTLAVAPARPCLSFPSSHSGDSPQSGWDRIPNPGGDTGPGAGSAPPGLGATACPRPGPATCPRRGPAPITAEPRRGPDPATPPRHGHGGAAGPGGHGWGGLPPWRGVAGGGQRRAPHAAVAGAVGVGGAVPPPAPTGERGPPAPRQTPGFSKKKKIFPRVFSSRFAAPEPCEGPEPPDAIAPRPPHSTHRTAPVLNRGGPGGVAVNNRGAAGPAGPLGPYLGATAAGAERRCGQDVASEVPAIPVTPWEGEAPHAGPCSPLACPRRWERPQPLPAPPAPGRRQLCRGALPKRRGLDAFPPPGRPRCAPGSCDPPSTPCHPPPHRGQQSLPSEFGTAVPGGVSSRAPLSPSFVGTPVVFVPPPAVGNEPPLHRKSLLMDRAPPPAGPPRCRGPSPAGQPPARLIPAPARGDLLRPGPMND encoded by the exons ATGGGCACCAGCGTGGTACAGATCTGCCGCTGCCTGAAGAGCCCTGGCCGCAGCGGCTGGCAGGAATGTGCCGTGGGAGCGTGGCCAGGCACAGGGCACCTGCCGTGCCACGGCTGGCAGCACCCGGCACGCGCCGGTGCCCGTGT TTCCTGCATCACCGCA ACCGAGGGTCTGCAGCACGGGGGAGAACCCGAACGGCACCGCCCCTGGGGCCTGAccccgccgcgccccccgcccgcacCCAGCCTGAGCGAGGCCCTGGGAGCGCAGCCCGCGCCCGCCTTCGCCTACACCGCATCCCCCCCttgtcctcctcctctttcccccaGTCCGGAGGGGCATCCAGGCGTCCGGCCCCGCCCCCAAGCACCGGCGACTGCGCGGGGTCCGGCGGGGCCGGTGGTCCGTGGGATGGGagccccggggcggccccgccgctgctTCGGTCTCTGCTGCCCCGGGAATGCGCCCGCGGGGCGAGGAGCGGAGCCGGGGGGGTCCCGCTTCCTGCAGCCGCCGCCCATCAGGAGGGGTCCAGGGGTGCACCCGCAGCGCCCCCGTTCCTGCTCCGCAGGGTGCGGGACACCGGGCGTGCACGGCCCGCGCTCCCGCCTCCGGGAACCCGTGCGCGGGACGACCACGCGAAGGTCACGGCCGCGGGAGGGTCAGGGGTGCTGGGGAGAACCCCCACGCGAGAATCGCGCTCCGCCGGCCCGCGGGGCCCGCACCATTGTGGGGGGCACACGCAGCCGCACGGCACTGCCGTGGGGAGGGGGGGACGCGCCGCGCCCCCACCCTGCGCCAAGACCCCCGGGCAGGGGAGCACCCCCAAACCGGTTCCACCGGGGTTTGCCCGCGCCCCACGGCGGCCCCAGCCCCCCCAGCGCTCCAGCGGAGCCGTGGGGGTCCCCGGTGCCGTCGGGGGTCAGGCAGGGTGACGCTCAGCCCGGCCTCCCGGTGTGGCTCCCGGTATCGCTGCCGGTAGCAACCCCCGGCGGGGGGGTCACGGCTGAAGGTCGTGGTCCCGGGGTGACCTTGGCCGTGGCGCCCGCCCgcccctgcctcagtttcccctcatCGCACAGCGGGGACTCGCCACAGTCCGGTTGGGACCGCATCCCTAACCCCGGCGGCGACACCGGACCGGGGGCAGGATCCGCCCCCCcggggctggg GGCCACGGCCTGCccacggcccggccccgcgACCTGCCCacggcgcggccccgcgcccATCACCGCAGAGCCACGCCGCGGCCCGGACCCCGCCACGCCGCCACGCCACGGCCACGggggggccgcggggccggggggccaCGGCTGGGGGGGGCTGCCCCCGTGGCGTGGCGTGGCGGGCGGGGGGCAGCGCCGTGCCCCGCATGCAGCAGTGGCGGGTGCGGTGGGGGTGGGGGGCGCGGTgcccccccccgcccccacGGGGGAACGCGGCCCCCCCGCTCCACGCCAAACGCCCggattttccaagaaaaaaaaaatctttccccGTGTTTTTTCCTCGCGGTTCGCGGCCCCCGAGCCTTGCGAGGGTCCCGAGCCTCCCGACGCGATCGCCCCCCGACCCCCCCATTCCACGCACCGAACTGCGCCCGTGCTGAAccgggggggcccggggggggTGGCGGTAAACAaccggggggcggcggggccggcggggccgctcGGGCCGTACCTGGGAGCGacggcggcgggcgcggagcggcggtGCGGG CAGGACGTGGCATCAGAGGTCCCAGCCATCCCCGTGACCCCGTGGGAAGGGGAAGCCCCCCACGCTGGCCCCTGCTCGCCCCTCGCCTGCCCCCGGCGCTGGGAACGGCCCCAGCCCCTTccggcccccccggccccgggccggAGGCAGCTGTGCCGGGGCGCCCTGCCAAAGCGCCGAGGCCTCGACGCCTtccccccgcccggccgcccccgcTGTGCCCCGGGGAGCTGCGACCCCCCGAGCACACCCTGCCACCCCCCACCCCACCGGGGCCAGCAATCCCTGCCCTCAGAATTCGGgactgctgtgccagggggggTCTCCAGCAGGGCTCCTCTGAGCCCCTCCTTCGTGGGGACCCCCGTGGTGTTTGTTCCCCCGCCAGCTGTGGGAAATGAGCCCCCCCTGCACAGGAAATCCCTCCTCATGGATAGGGCTCCCCCCCCGGCGGGACCCCCCCGCTGCCGGGGCCCCTCGCCGGCTGGGCAGCCGCCCGCCCGCCTAATCCCGGCCCCGGCACGGGGGGATTTGCTGCGCCCCGGCCCCATGAATGATTAA